Proteins encoded together in one Quercus lobata isolate SW786 chromosome 3, ValleyOak3.0 Primary Assembly, whole genome shotgun sequence window:
- the LOC115982781 gene encoding probable methyltransferase At1g27930, with protein MKNNNTHRNSIPGKSLFIGAALSGLIVGALLISGFIGSRSGNSLFCSLATVRIGGGAAASIHSPTPIQLQAILHYATSRVVPQQSLGEVTVSYDVLKARAPCNFLVFGLGHDSLMWTSLNPRGKTVFLEEDPRWFQTVLKDSPYLKAHTVKYRTQLSQADDLLSSYRSERLCSPSDAYLRGNTRCRLALENLPDEVYETEWDLIMIDAPRGYFAEAPGRMGAIFSAAVMARNRKGSGVTHVFLHDVDRRVEKAFAEEFLCRKYLVKAVGRLWHFEIPSAANNASVAGSNSVTFC; from the coding sequence ATGAAGAACAATAATACTCATCGGAACTCGATTCCCGGAAAATCTTTGTTCATCGGAGCAGCTCTGTCTGGTCTTATAGTCGGCGCGCTTCTCATTTCCGGCTTCATCGGCTCGAGATCGGGAAACTCTCTGTTCTGTTCACTAGCCACTGTGAGAATCGGCGGCGGCGCGGCGGCGAGTATTCACTCTCCGACGCCGATCCAGCTCCAGGCCATTCTCCACTACGCCACGTCACGCGTGGTCCCACAGCAGTCTTTAGGGGAAGTCACGGTTTCCTACGACGTGTTGAAGGCCAGAGCTCCGTGCAACTTCCTAGTGTTCGGACTCGGCCACGACTCGCTGATGTGGACCTCGCTGAACCCACGTGGCAAAACGGTGTTCCTCGAGGAAGATCCGAGGTGGTTCCAGACGGTCCTCAAGGACTCGCCGTACCTGAAGGCCCACACGGTCAAGTACCGAACCCAGCTCTCCCAGGCCGACGATCTCCTCTCCTCGTACCGCTCCGAACGCCTCTGCTCGCCGTCCGATGCGTACCTACGTGGCAACACGCGGTGTCGTTTGGCGCTCGAGAATCTTCCGGACGAGGTGTACGAGACGGAGTGGGATTTGATAATGATCGACGCGCCGAGAGGGTACTTCGCCGAAGCGCCAGGTAGGATGGGTGCGATTTTCTCGGCGGCGGTCATGGCGAGGAACAGGAAGGGATCCGGTGTGACGCACGTGTTCCTGCACGATGTTGATCGGAGAGTAGAGAAGGCTTTTGCTGAAGAGTTTCTTTGTAGGAAGTACTTGGTTAAGGCCGTCGGGAGGCTCTGGCACTTTGAGATTCCGTCTGCGGCTAATAACGCTAGTGTTGCTGGGAGTAACTCAGTTACTTTTTGctga
- the LOC115981043 gene encoding uncharacterized protein LOC115981043, with protein MKNFREAVNQCNLRDIGYPGSNFTWCRRLGARGWIRKRLDRDLASTNWSVMFPNMGLHHVVAFTSDHCMLVLKAHHDKQQRTQRMKLFKFESMWLRDKGCKEIVTEAWDKALNMGGQHPFSQCLEECKQSLMVWNRNTFGYVGRKIARLQGKL; from the coding sequence ATGAAGAATTTCCGTGAAGCAGTCAACCAATGCAACTTGAGAGATATAGGTTACCCTGGGTCGAATTTCACATGGTGCAGGAGACTGGGGGCTCGTGGATGGATCAGAAAGAGACTTGACAGAGATCTGGCATCCACAAACTGGTCTGTTATGTTCCCAAATATGGGTCTACATCATGTAGTAGCTTTCACATCGGATCATTGTATGCTGGTTTTGAAGGCCCACCATGATAAACAGCAGAGAACCCAACGAATGAAGCTATTCAAGTTTGAGTCAATGTGGCTGAGAGATAAGGGGTGCAAGGAGATAGTGACTGAGGCATGGGACAAGGCACTGAATATGGGGGGCCAACACCCGTTTTCTCAATGCTTGGAGGAGTGCAAGCAGTCTCTGATGGTGTGGAACAGGAATACTTTTGGTTATGTAGGCAGGAAAATAGCAAGACTTCAAGGAAAACTCTAG